The following are from one region of the Pseudohongiella spirulinae genome:
- the rnt gene encoding ribonuclease T yields the protein MHEHDENSHSDSPLGNRFRGYLPVVVDIETGGFNAKTDAILEISAVIVGMNQKSIMEIEQTHFHRVIPFEGANIEEAALKFTGIDPWHPLRIARKEKDVFEDLFRVIRTAMKANGCKRAILVAHNAHFDHGFINAAAARHDLKRNPFHPFSSFDTATLSGLAYGQTVLARACEAAGIAFDTKAAHSAKYDAERTAELFCNIVNRWQKLGGWPLG from the coding sequence ATGCATGAGCACGACGAAAATAGTCACTCGGACAGCCCGCTGGGCAACCGTTTCCGGGGTTATCTGCCCGTGGTGGTAGACATAGAGACCGGCGGCTTCAATGCGAAGACTGATGCCATTCTGGAGATCTCCGCCGTCATCGTTGGTATGAACCAGAAGTCCATCATGGAAATCGAGCAGACGCATTTCCACCGGGTGATTCCTTTTGAAGGCGCCAACATCGAGGAAGCCGCGTTGAAATTTACCGGCATCGATCCCTGGCACCCGCTGCGCATTGCCCGCAAGGAAAAAGACGTTTTTGAGGACCTGTTCCGGGTCATCCGCACAGCGATGAAGGCCAATGGCTGCAAGCGTGCCATTCTGGTGGCTCACAATGCCCACTTCGATCATGGTTTTATCAATGCGGCAGCCGCCCGACACGACCTGAAACGCAACCCCTTTCACCCCTTCTCCAGCTTTGACACCGCTACTTTGAGCGGCCTGGCGTATGGGCAGACAGTGCTGGCCAGAGCCTGCGAGGCTGCCGGCATTGCCTTTGACACCAAGGCGGCTCACTCGGCCAAGTACGACGCCGAAAGAACCGCGGAGTTATTCTGCAATATTGTGAACAGGTGGCAGAAGCTGGGTGGCTGGCCGCTGGGTTGA
- the pyrC gene encoding dihydroorotase translates to MTSITLTRPDDWHLHLRDEDALLTTVPHTAARFARAIVMPNLKPPVTSLAAAQAYRDRILAARPTGSDFQPLMTLYLTDQLQPQEVVNAHKAGVVTAVKYYPAGATTNSDSGVTALENVFPVLEAMADAGIPLLVHGEVTDDHVDIFDREKEFIDRVLSRIIDRFPSLRVVMEHITTADAAAFVRDAGDNVAATLTPQHLMYNRNHLLVGGVRPHLYCLPVLKRNIHQRALLEAATSGHPRFFLGTDSAPHAQPTKETACGCAGCYSANAAIELYAEIFEDAGALDKLEGFASFYGADFYRLPRNTDTITLLKEDWTVPAAYDYLGTALVPLRAGETLRWRLALGTEAVS, encoded by the coding sequence ATGACATCGATCACCCTGACCCGTCCGGACGACTGGCACCTGCATCTGCGCGACGAGGATGCCCTGCTGACCACCGTTCCGCACACGGCAGCCCGCTTTGCCCGCGCCATCGTCATGCCCAACCTGAAACCGCCCGTGACCAGCCTGGCAGCGGCGCAAGCCTACCGCGACCGCATTCTGGCAGCCCGACCCACCGGCAGTGACTTTCAGCCCCTGATGACTTTGTATCTGACAGATCAGTTACAACCCCAGGAAGTCGTCAACGCACATAAAGCCGGTGTCGTCACAGCGGTGAAATACTACCCGGCCGGTGCCACCACTAATTCCGACAGCGGTGTCACAGCGCTGGAGAATGTATTTCCGGTGCTGGAAGCGATGGCAGATGCCGGCATCCCGCTGCTGGTGCACGGCGAAGTGACTGATGATCATGTCGATATATTCGATCGCGAGAAAGAGTTTATCGACCGGGTGCTGAGCCGCATCATTGATCGCTTCCCGAGCCTGCGCGTAGTCATGGAGCATATCACCACGGCCGATGCCGCTGCCTTTGTGCGCGATGCCGGTGACAACGTGGCTGCCACCCTGACGCCGCAACATCTGATGTACAACCGCAACCATCTGCTGGTGGGCGGCGTGCGCCCGCACCTCTATTGCCTGCCAGTGCTGAAGCGCAATATCCACCAGCGCGCTCTTCTGGAAGCAGCCACCAGCGGCCATCCGCGCTTCTTTCTGGGCACCGACTCCGCGCCGCACGCACAGCCCACCAAGGAAACCGCCTGCGGATGTGCTGGGTGTTACAGTGCCAATGCGGCCATTGAACTGTATGCCGAGATTTTTGAGGATGCCGGCGCGCTGGATAAGCTGGAGGGGTTTGCTTCTTTCTACGGCGCCGATTTCTACAGACTGCCACGCAACACCGACACCATCACCCTGCTGAAAGAAGACTGGACTGTACCTGCCGCGTATGACTACCTGGGCACAGCGCTGGTGCCGCTGCGGGCAGGTGAAACCTTGCGCTGGCGGCTTGCGCTGGGGACGGAGGCGGTCTCCTGA
- a CDS encoding DUF2283 domain-containing protein has product MKLNYCPETDSLYIDLSDRVSASSREVSEGVVLDYDDKGELVGIDIDNASRKVDLASLTVSRLPGTVETEAA; this is encoded by the coding sequence ATGAAACTGAATTATTGCCCCGAGACAGACTCCCTGTACATTGACCTGTCTGACCGGGTCAGTGCATCGAGCCGCGAGGTCTCCGAAGGGGTTGTATTGGATTATGACGATAAAGGTGAGCTGGTTGGTATTGATATTGATAATGCCAGCCGTAAGGTCGATCTGGCCAGCCTGACCGTGAGTCGTTTGCCGGGGACGGTTGAAACTGAGGCTGCCTGA